A single window of Desulfobacterales bacterium DNA harbors:
- a CDS encoding sigma 54-interacting transcriptional regulator encodes MNILLTWLGTTDYRTACGLNKEKNIRGPILQALSEREFSHVYILGYTKKEENLKEDIINKIEILKNQNIGKKIKEDCSNETQNTKEGNIFFADWLKDELKKIDKTIKVDISNIGNIESVDDSKGIYDAVKELLKRVYEEHGKSNCNITFHLSPGTQAMGFVWAFTALSTNDNIKLIAISNKDVGVKDVEPPFKLSVEYVSKRSKKEEEEYARLIQGLPDISSFNDIKHQCREMKECVNEARWYALQTEPVLIFGETGTGKELFARAIHNASDRKNKKFIAVNCGAIPDNLIEAELFGYEKGAFTGATSMKKGKFEEANDGTIFLDEIGELRKDIQVKLLRPLNDGIITRIGSNKEIRLNVRIVSATNRDLNLDVSEGNFREDLFYRIAGGVIKLPPIKERKGDIGILIDNVLETINNKYKKNKDWEKKELTSEARNFIINEYDWPGNYRELQSVITRACRYSSQKYIELNDIKKKIVETSVYKDKFNSILDKPLDDSFDIEQIIEKVEEFYVKKALIKTNNMPTKAANLLKMNRPKFNKIKKNLDSEKEVS; translated from the coding sequence ATGAATATACTTTTGACATGGTTAGGTACAACTGATTATAGAACAGCTTGCGGTCTTAACAAGGAAAAAAATATAAGAGGTCCTATTTTACAGGCGTTGAGTGAGAGAGAATTTTCTCATGTTTATATTTTAGGTTACACAAAAAAAGAAGAAAATTTAAAAGAAGATATTATAAACAAAATTGAAATATTGAAAAATCAAAATATAGGTAAAAAAATTAAAGAAGACTGTTCAAATGAGACACAAAATACAAAAGAGGGGAATATATTTTTTGCTGACTGGTTAAAAGACGAACTTAAAAAAATAGATAAAACAATAAAAGTGGATATATCGAATATTGGAAATATTGAAAGTGTTGATGATTCAAAAGGAATATATGATGCTGTAAAGGAACTTTTAAAACGAGTTTACGAAGAACACGGAAAATCAAATTGTAATATTACTTTTCATTTAAGTCCAGGAACTCAAGCTATGGGTTTTGTATGGGCTTTTACAGCTTTATCCACCAATGATAATATAAAACTTATCGCCATTTCGAACAAAGATGTAGGGGTAAAAGATGTTGAACCTCCATTTAAATTAAGTGTTGAATATGTATCAAAAAGATCAAAAAAAGAGGAAGAAGAATACGCAAGATTAATTCAGGGACTCCCTGATATATCTTCTTTTAATGATATAAAACATCAATGTAGAGAAATGAAAGAATGTGTTAATGAAGCAAGATGGTATGCACTTCAAACAGAACCAGTTCTTATATTTGGTGAAACAGGAACTGGAAAAGAACTTTTCGCCAGAGCTATTCATAATGCGAGTGATAGAAAAAATAAAAAGTTTATAGCTGTAAATTGTGGTGCAATTCCAGACAATCTTATTGAAGCTGAGCTTTTTGGATATGAAAAGGGTGCATTTACAGGAGCGACTTCAATGAAAAAAGGAAAATTCGAAGAAGCTAATGACGGCACAATATTTTTAGACGAAATTGGTGAACTACGCAAAGACATTCAGGTAAAATTACTAAGACCTCTTAACGATGGAATAATTACACGAATAGGTTCTAATAAGGAAATAAGATTAAATGTTCGTATAGTAAGTGCAACAAATAGAGATTTAAACCTTGATGTGTCTGAAGGAAATTTTAGAGAAGACTTGTTTTATAGAATAGCTGGAGGTGTTATAAAACTTCCTCCAATAAAAGAACGAAAAGGCGATATAGGTATTCTTATTGATAATGTTTTAGAAACAATTAACAATAAATATAAAAAAAATAAAGATTGGGAAAAAAAAGAATTAACTTCTGAAGCTCGTAATTTTATAATCAATGAATATGATTGGCCTGGAAATTATAGAGAATTACAAAGTGTTATTACCCGAGCTTGTCGCTATAGTAGTCAAAAATATATAGAACTTAATGATATAAAGAAAAAAATAGTAGAAACTTCTGTATATAAGGATAAATTCAATAGTATTTTAGATAAACCACTCGATGATAGTTTTGATATAGAACAAATTATCGAAAAGGTTGAAGAATTTTATGTAAAAAAAGCGTTAATAAAAACAAATAATATGCCAACTAAAGCCGCTAACCTTTTAAAAATGAATAGGCCTAAATTTAATAAAATAAAAAAAAACTTAGATTCAGAAAAGGAAGTGAGCTAA
- a CDS encoding glycine zipper family protein has protein sequence MMNSIQTVFDVIENKKIMTFTTVSGIGAGYVSGSTFGALVGALIAGPIGAGIGYMIGQATGTVAGGYLGAVGGTKINKKLSEV, from the coding sequence ATGATGAATTCAATACAAACTGTTTTTGATGTAATAGAAAATAAGAAGATAATGACATTTACGACAGTTTCTGGAATAGGGGCAGGATATGTTAGTGGGTCAACATTCGGAGCATTAGTTGGAGCTTTAATAGCTGGTCCTATAGGAGCTGGGATTGGCTATATGATAGGACAAGCCACTGGCACTGTAGCCGGAGGTTACTTAGGTGCTGTTGGCGGAACTAAAATCAACAAAAAATTATCGGAGGTGTAA